The genomic DNA CAGCGGACTTGCCGGAGATGCTCCTGGATCCTGACCGCATGACCCAGGTGATCATCAATCTCCTCAACAATGCGGCCAAATTCACCAAGACTGGGACCGTCACCCTCCGGGCGGGCCTCAACGATGCCCGCGACACCTTGGAAATCCGGGTCATCGACACCGGCGTGGGCATTCCCGAAGAGGACCTGGAAAAGATCTTTACCAAATTCCACCAAGTCCAGGGGCAGGAAATCCAGGACATCGGGATCCGCGGATCAGGCCTGGGACTGTCCATTTCGCGCCATATTGTTGAACACTACGGCGGGACAATCCGGGCCGAATCCGAAGTGAACAAGGGAAGCACTTTTGTCCTGACTTTCCCCCTCACCACAGCTGCGGAGTGCGCCGAAGCGAAGCCATAGCGCCCCCCAACAGAAAAGCCCTACTTATCCCGGCCCCGCTTTTTCTGATCCAACTTTTCCCGGTCCATTTTTCCCTTGTCCCGCTTGTCGTCGCGCCGGTTCTTGAAGGTGATGGAGGCGAGGCAGCCGGCCAGGCCGCCGAGGACCACGGCCTTGGCCGGCGGGAGCAGACCGGTCAGGCTGAAGAGATAGCCGAAGGCGCACCCGGCGATGATACCCTTGGTCAGGGCGTCGATCCATGCCATGAATTCTTTGGAGTCGTCGCTCATCCGGTCCGTCCCTTTGCTTTAGAGAAATGAGTGCAGTTGCACGTACTGGTGCGTGGTCATGGCCTCGAAGGTCGTGCCGATGCCGGGCAGGAGCATGGCCTCTCCCCAGACGCGCCGCCAGCGGACGCGAAGCTCGATGGGCGTCTTGTCCTCAAACTCGCTGATCACGAGCCAGGCCGGGGCGTTCAGCCGCCACTGCGCAGCGGTGAAGACGAAGCACCCGTGCTCCGAGACATTGATGGTCACGGTGCGCTCCGCCCCGGCATCGAGGCTGGCCGGATCGACCAGCAGCAGGACATTGAAGATCACCTCCTGACGCCGCGTCACCCGGATCGAACGCGGCGCAAACGGCACGCACTCGTTCAGGACAAACTCCGCCAGATCGCGGTTGTCACGCAGGGTGCCGCCCCTGGCAAGGCCGCGGATACCGCCAAACCCCGGATTGTACATCAGCCGCAGCACCGGAAAGCGCTGCATGATGCTGTTGACCCGGTTCTTGTCCACGCACTCGCACCGGATCATGGTCGGCACGTCTATGAGCAGCCCGCTGTAAGGGACCTCGATGATGGCCCCGCCGATCTCGTCGGGCGAGGCCACGCAATCGACATCAATGTCGATATCGCGCAGGACTTCGAGGTAGGCGTCCCTGGCCGGACCCTTTTCAGCGATCAGTAAAAGCTTGGTTCTCACCCGTAGGGTTCTCCTTGATCAAGGGGCTGGATATAAGCCAAATAGCGGAAATTGACAAGCCGGACCCAGTCCGGCCCCCCGGAGGCGAGGCACACGGCCACCTGGCGCGCACTGTCTCCACCCAATTTGACAAAGTGCATCCCGGCGCTTGACATTGATTCTCAACATCACTATTTTCCACCTGTCCGTCCAAAGAGGAATCAGAAAAGTGAGGGAAGCCATGTCAGACACGATACTCGTCGCAGCCATAGTGCTCGTCGCAGCCGGATATGTGGGCCGCAGGATTTACCGGCAGTTCACGGCCAAATCCGCGTCCTGCGGATGCGGGGGATGCGGCGGCTGCTCCGGGACGCAGGACAGGAACGAGACCCGCTCCTGCTGCGAAAAGTAATTTTTTTGCCACTTAATTGAAAATGATTTTCAACACATCGCACAAGGGAACACCAGCATGGACAACAGTTTTTGCCTGAGAAAGGCCAAGGTCAACCAGATGCTAAAGATCGTGACCGTGACCGCCGAGGGCGAGCTTGGCAGGCGCATCCGCGACCTGGGGCTGATTCCGGGCACGCAGTGCAAGGTCATCGGCAAGGCGCCGCTCAAGGATCCCGTGGCCCTCAGACTCAAGGATTTCACCCTGACCCTTCGCAACAGCGAGGCGGATCACGTCACCGTAGCCCCCCTGGAGGACTAGGCATCATGGGCAAATACACCCTCGGAATCGCAGGCAACCCCAACTGCGGCAAGACGACCATGTTCAACGCCCTGACCGGCGCGCGCCAACATGTGGCCAACTGGCCCGGCGTCACGGTCGAGAAGAAGGTCGGCATCATCAAGGCAGGCGAGGACACCATCGAACTGGTGGACCTGCCCGGCACCTACTCCCTGACCGCCTACACCCAGGAGGAGCTGGTCGCCCGCAACTTCCTGGTGGAGGAGCGGCCCCAGGTGGTCATCGACGTCATGAACGCCGACGCCCTGGAGCGCAACCTCTACCTCGCCGTGCAGATCATGGAGCTTGGCGTGCCCCTGGTGCTGGGCCTGAACATGATGGACGAGGTCCGCAAGAGCGGCAAGGACATCGACAGCGAAAAACTGGCCGCCTTGAGCGGCTGCAAGGTGGTGGAGACCGTGGCCAGGAGCGGCAAGGGCGCGGACGAACTGCTGCGCACCTCCCTGGCCCTGGCCAAGGAGCAGCACGGCCAGTGGAAGCCGCTGAACATCTCCTACGGCCCGGACCTCGACCCGGTCCTGGACGCGATGCAAAAGCTCATCGAGACCGAATCCTTCCTGACCGACAAGGTCCCGGCCCGCTGGACCGGCATCAAATACCTGGAGCGCGACGAGGATGTGATCATCAGAGGGCGCATGGTCAACTCCGCCCTCTCAAGTACCCTTGAAAACATGGCAAAGGAAGTGGCCACCCACACCCAGAAGACCCTCAAGGCCCAACCCGACGCCCTCATCGCCGACCACCGCTACGGCTTCATCGCAGGCATGATCAAGGACGTGGTCACCTACCCGGTTCTCGACGCCGACCGCATCAGCCGCTCGGACCAGATGGACAAGGTGCTCACCCACACCTTCCTCGGCCCGCTCATCATGCTGGGCATTGTCTACATGATCTACCAGATCACCTTCACCGTGGGCGAGGTGCCCATGGGCTGGCTCGAATCCCTGTTCGGCTGGCTCGGCGACACGGTCACCAACGCCCTGCCCGAAGGGCATCTGCGCTCCCTGCTCGTCTCGGGCATCATCGACGGCGTGGGCGGCGTGCTCGGCTTCGTGCCGCTGATCATGTTCATGTTCCTGATGATCTCCGCCCTGGAGGACTCGGGCTACATCGCGCGCATGGCCTACATGCTCGACCGCGTCTTCAAGATCTTCGGCCTGCACGGCACCTCGGTGCTGCCCTTCATCGTCTCCGGCGGCATCGCGGGCGGCTGCGCCGTGCCCGGCGTCATGGCCACCCGCACCCTCAGGAGCCCCAAGGAAAAACTGGCCACCATCTTTGTCGCCCCCTACATGACCTGCGGGGCCAAGGTGCCGGTCTTTCTCATGCTCACCGCGGCTTTCTTCCCGAACAACGCGGCAGCGGTCATGCTCACCATCACCCTGGGCGCCTGGGTCATGGCCCTGGTCGTGGCCCGCATCCTGCGCTCCACCATCATCCGCGGCGCCTCCACCCCATTTGTCATGGAGCTGCCCCCCTACCGCATGCCCACCCTGCGCGGCGTGCTCATCCACACCTGGGAGCGCACCTGGGAATACGCCAAGAAGGCCGGTACCATCATCCTCGGCATCTCCATCCTCATCTGGGCCATGATGACCTTCCCGCAACTGCCCGAAGAGCGCACGGCGACCTTCGAGGCGCAGCGCGCCCCCATCGTCGCCCAGCTCGAAGCCCTGAACACAGACGCAGACGAAAATGCCATGGCCGCCCTGGAGGAACAGCTCGCCCAAGTGGACAACGCCGAGGCAGAGGCATCCATCCACCACACCGTGGCCGGACGCATCGGCACCGCCCTGGAACCGATCACGCGCTTTGCCGGGTTCGACTGGCGCACCAACATCGCCCTGACCGGCGGATTCGCGGCCAAGGAAGTCATCGTCTCCACCCTCGGCACCGCCTATTCCCTGGGCGAGGTGGACCCCGAAGACACCAACACCCTGGCCCAGAAACTGGTGAACGACCCCATGTTCACCCCGGCCTCGGCTGTGGCGCTGATCCTGTTCACCATGCTCTACGCCCCCTGCTTCGTGACCGTGGTGGCCATGGCCCGCGAATCGAGCTGGACCTGGGCCGCCTACAGCGTTGTGGGCTCCACCGTCCTGGCCTACGGCATGGCCGTGGCCGGATACAACCTGGCCCGGCTCCTGCTCTGATCCGGGACAGCCACAGAAAAAAACAGGGAGCCCAGCCGGGCTCCGGAATCCAATCAAAAGGCCGGACAGATGTCCGGCCTTTTCTCGTTTCTTTTCCAGAACAGGGGGCGCTGGCCGCGCCGGGTGGGTCAGTCGGCGAGTCGGCCCCAGGGGATGGCGGCCAGGATCGCCTCCACCACCGGCTCCAGCGAGCTGCGGTTCAGGGCCGAGGCCGGGATGCCACCGGGGAAGACATTGCCCATGGCTTCACGCCCCTCCTCGTCAAGGCGGTCCCACTTGTTGAGCACCAGGATGGACGGGATGGCGTCAAGCTCCATGTCGGCCAGGATGGAGCGCACGGCCTCCACCTGTTGCTCGGCCTCGGGGTGGGCCGCGTCGCAGACGAGCACCAGCAGGTCAGCGGACTCCAACTCCTCCAACGTGGCCCGAAAGGCCTCCTTGAGGTCCGGAGGCAGGCGGCGGATGAAGCCGACCGTGTCGGTCAGCACCACCTCGCGCTCCTGGGGAAAGCGGATGCGGCGGCTGGTGGGGTCCAGGGTGGCGAAGAGTTTGTCCTCAGCCAGCACCTTGGACTGGGTCAGGGTGTTGAGCAGCGTGGACTTGCCCGCGTTGGTGTAGCCCACCAGCGAGACGATGGGCAGCCCGGCCTTGGCCCGGCGTTCGCGCGTCTGGGTCCGCCGCTTGCGCACCTGCTCCAGTTCCTTCTTGAGCCGGGTCAGCCGGTCGTCGATGCGGCGACGGTCGATTTCGAGCTTGGTCTCGCCCGGCCCGCGCCCGCCTATGCCGCCCATGAGGCGCGACATGGCCCTGTTCTTGCCCACCAGACGCGGCAGGGTGTACTTGAGCTGCGCCATCTCCACCTGGAGTTTGCCCGACGCGCTGGTGGCGTGCTGGGCAAAGATGTCGAGGATGAGCTGGGTGCGGTCGAGTATCTTGCGCTCCGTGATCTCGGCCAGGTTGCGGATCTGGGTGGGCGAGAGCTCCTGGTCGAAGATGACGACCGAGGCGTTGGTCTGCAACGCCTTGACCTCAAGCTCGGCCAGCTTGCCCTTGCCCATGATGAATTTCGGATTCTTCTTGCGCACGCGCTGGATCATGGTCCCGGCGGCCACGAGCCCCGCCGTGTCGGCCAGCTCGGCCAGCTCCTCCAGGGAAAGCTGCTGCACGGTTTGCGGGGTGTCGTCCACGCTGACGAGCAGAACGCGCTCTTCGGAGCTGTCCAGGTCGCGGGCACCGATCTGGCGGCTGAACTCGTCCTCCAGTGCCTCGATGAGCTTGGCCAGATCGAGGTCGAGCCTGTCCCAGCGGACCTGATCAAAGACCTCGTAGCTCTTGTCGTCGGGGTTGGGCGGCAGCAGGTGCGCCACCTGGGCGGTCTGCGGGCCACCCTCGGCCACGGTCAGCGCGGTGACCGAGTCAAGCCGCAGGAAGACCATGTCCATGAGGTCTTCCTGGGAGAGGGATTCACCCGCAAGATGCGTGTGCAATAGGCGCAGGCCGCGCAGCCTGCCGGAGCTCATGCGCGCCCTGGGCAGCTCGGGGATGTAGATGGAGCGATTGTCGCCCACCAGGACCATCTCCACCCTGCCCTGGCGGTCGATGAGCAGGGCTATCTGGCGACCCGTGTCCGCGCTCAGGTCGGCCAGCTCGCGCGCCTGTTCAATGGTGTAATTGGAATCCGGCGGAAACTGCCGCTGGTAAAGCCGGACAAGTCGTTTGATCTGATTGGGTTTCAACCCTTGCAGGTTGCCCTTTGGTTTCTGGGCTATGGCCCGCTCCTTTCAGACCGGCGAGGACGGCACCGGGCAACGCCGTCCGCTCCCGGCCCGTTACGCGTCGTTCTCCGCCAGATAGCTGGCGATCATGGCATCATACTCTGACACCAGCTTGAAGGTCAGGGCGGCCATTTCCTTGCGCAGTGCGAGGGACACGCCCCCGGACTCGGCGATCTCGGCCATGACTCTGGGATAATACTGCGGATCGGGGACCACGAGGATGGAATGGAAATTCTTGGCCGAGGCGCGCAGCATGGTCGGCCCGCCGATGTCGATCTGCTCGACGGCGTCCTTGAGGCCCAGCCCCTTGCTCACGGCCTGGGCGAAATTGTAAAGATTGACGCAGATGAGGTCAAAGGGCTCGATGCCGAAGTCGCGCAGGGTTTCCATGTGTCCATCGTCGTCCTTGTCGGCCAGGATGCCGCCATGGATCATCGGATGCAGGGTCTTGACCCGGCCCCCCAGGATCTCCGGGAAATCGGTCACATCGCTGACCGGGGTGACGGGCAGACCGGCCTCGGCCAGCATCTTCTTGGTGCCGCCGGTGGAGATCAGCTCGCAGCCGTTTTCGACAAGGAACGAGCCGAACTCGGCCAGGCCGGACTTGTCGGTGACGGACAAAATCGCTCTTTTGACAGGCAACAGGTTCATGCGCAGTCCTCTCTGTGTGTTTTGAGAGGCTGTGCCAGATTTGCCGTTCAAAGGCAAGCTATGTCCGGGGCAGCACCCCTGTGACGGTCTCCAGGGAGAGGCTGATTTCCCGCCCCGTCCAGCCGAGGCGGGCAGGGCGGGAAATCAACGGGGAGGGGAGACCGCAGTTATGCCTGGAGCTGCTCGAGCAGTTCCCTGGCAGCGCTGAAATCGGGATTGGCTTCGAGAATGAACTCGAGCTGTTCCCGCGCCGCATCGGGCTGCCCGGAGCACATGAGGCAACCGGCCATGGAGAAGCGCACTTCGTGCTTGGCCGGGTCTATCTCAAGATAGTTCCTGAGATAAGGAATGATGTCTGCC from Pseudodesulfovibrio aespoeensis Aspo-2 includes the following:
- a CDS encoding FeoA family protein; its protein translation is MDNSFCLRKAKVNQMLKIVTVTAEGELGRRIRDLGLIPGTQCKVIGKAPLKDPVALRLKDFTLTLRNSEADHVTVAPLED
- a CDS encoding PilZ domain-containing protein, which encodes MRTKLLLIAEKGPARDAYLEVLRDIDIDVDCVASPDEIGGAIIEVPYSGLLIDVPTMIRCECVDKNRVNSIMQRFPVLRLMYNPGFGGIRGLARGGTLRDNRDLAEFVLNECVPFAPRSIRVTRRQEVIFNVLLLVDPASLDAGAERTVTINVSEHGCFVFTAAQWRLNAPAWLVISEFEDKTPIELRVRWRRVWGEAMLLPGIGTTFEAMTTHQYVQLHSFL
- a CDS encoding IMP cyclohydrolase, producing MNLLPVKRAILSVTDKSGLAEFGSFLVENGCELISTGGTKKMLAEAGLPVTPVSDVTDFPEILGGRVKTLHPMIHGGILADKDDDGHMETLRDFGIEPFDLICVNLYNFAQAVSKGLGLKDAVEQIDIGGPTMLRASAKNFHSILVVPDPQYYPRVMAEIAESGGVSLALRKEMAALTFKLVSEYDAMIASYLAENDA
- a CDS encoding FeoB-associated Cys-rich membrane protein, with the protein product MSDTILVAAIVLVAAGYVGRRIYRQFTAKSASCGCGGCGGCSGTQDRNETRSCCEK
- the hflX gene encoding GTPase HflX, translated to MKPNQIKRLVRLYQRQFPPDSNYTIEQARELADLSADTGRQIALLIDRQGRVEMVLVGDNRSIYIPELPRARMSSGRLRGLRLLHTHLAGESLSQEDLMDMVFLRLDSVTALTVAEGGPQTAQVAHLLPPNPDDKSYEVFDQVRWDRLDLDLAKLIEALEDEFSRQIGARDLDSSEERVLLVSVDDTPQTVQQLSLEELAELADTAGLVAAGTMIQRVRKKNPKFIMGKGKLAELEVKALQTNASVVIFDQELSPTQIRNLAEITERKILDRTQLILDIFAQHATSASGKLQVEMAQLKYTLPRLVGKNRAMSRLMGGIGGRGPGETKLEIDRRRIDDRLTRLKKELEQVRKRRTQTRERRAKAGLPIVSLVGYTNAGKSTLLNTLTQSKVLAEDKLFATLDPTSRRIRFPQEREVVLTDTVGFIRRLPPDLKEAFRATLEELESADLLVLVCDAAHPEAEQQVEAVRSILADMELDAIPSILVLNKWDRLDEEGREAMGNVFPGGIPASALNRSSLEPVVEAILAAIPWGRLAD
- the feoB gene encoding ferrous iron transport protein B, with product MGKYTLGIAGNPNCGKTTMFNALTGARQHVANWPGVTVEKKVGIIKAGEDTIELVDLPGTYSLTAYTQEELVARNFLVEERPQVVIDVMNADALERNLYLAVQIMELGVPLVLGLNMMDEVRKSGKDIDSEKLAALSGCKVVETVARSGKGADELLRTSLALAKEQHGQWKPLNISYGPDLDPVLDAMQKLIETESFLTDKVPARWTGIKYLERDEDVIIRGRMVNSALSSTLENMAKEVATHTQKTLKAQPDALIADHRYGFIAGMIKDVVTYPVLDADRISRSDQMDKVLTHTFLGPLIMLGIVYMIYQITFTVGEVPMGWLESLFGWLGDTVTNALPEGHLRSLLVSGIIDGVGGVLGFVPLIMFMFLMISALEDSGYIARMAYMLDRVFKIFGLHGTSVLPFIVSGGIAGGCAVPGVMATRTLRSPKEKLATIFVAPYMTCGAKVPVFLMLTAAFFPNNAAAVMLTITLGAWVMALVVARILRSTIIRGASTPFVMELPPYRMPTLRGVLIHTWERTWEYAKKAGTIILGISILIWAMMTFPQLPEERTATFEAQRAPIVAQLEALNTDADENAMAALEEQLAQVDNAEAEASIHHTVAGRIGTALEPITRFAGFDWRTNIALTGGFAAKEVIVSTLGTAYSLGEVDPEDTNTLAQKLVNDPMFTPASAVALILFTMLYAPCFVTVVAMARESSWTWAAYSVVGSTVLAYGMAVAGYNLARLLL